The following are encoded together in the Pseudomonas sp. IB20 genome:
- a CDS encoding DcrB/PsbP domain-containing protein, whose translation MATFTKTAALLALALTAGSVFAASTQTISTLGGKFTFNLPKAYIADTLPTGKVEDGTADTQGTLYANAASKSVVIVAETVRNDGATIKDNDPQFLDGAVAGFVKDQSAALPDFKKQNEKKLTFKGLGLRQVDSTATQGGGKTLNSTFLGGSGKHLLVIQAISRADDVKGHAELVKQITGGK comes from the coding sequence ATGGCCACCTTCACCAAGACCGCCGCCCTGCTGGCCCTCGCGCTCACCGCCGGCAGCGTGTTCGCAGCCAGCACGCAAACCATCTCGACCCTGGGCGGCAAGTTCACCTTCAACTTGCCCAAGGCCTACATCGCCGACACCCTGCCAACCGGCAAGGTTGAGGATGGCACTGCCGACACCCAGGGCACGCTGTACGCCAACGCGGCCAGCAAAAGTGTGGTGATCGTCGCCGAAACCGTGCGCAACGATGGGGCCACGATCAAGGATAACGACCCGCAGTTTCTGGATGGCGCCGTGGCTGGTTTCGTCAAAGACCAGAGCGCCGCCCTGCCCGACTTCAAGAAGCAGAACGAGAAGAAACTCACCTTTAAGGGCCTAGGACTTCGCCAGGTCGACAGCACCGCCACCCAGGGCGGTGGCAAGACCTTGAACTCCACGTTCCTCGGTGGCTCAGGCAAGCACTTGCTGGTGATCCAGGCGATTTCCCGGGCGGATGATGTGAAGGGGCATGCGGAGTTGGTGAAGCAGATTACTGGCGGCAAGTAA
- a CDS encoding alpha/beta hydrolase produces MFKLFALALTLVAGAAHADSTLHTDLPLSYLEQTQGDARNQPLVIFLHGFGSNEEDLFGIKDALPPTWTYLSARAPMPVDPHGYRWFTKTPGGGDYDGETADLQRSAKLIEDFVGKATAKYHTQSDRVFLVGFSQGAIMSYEVGLRKPELVRGIAALSGSVLPVLRAELKPSGSLGKLAIFIGHGTLDQALPYASATRANEVLVGLGLTPQFHGYPGMPHTVSEVEVQDLKAWLEKSLE; encoded by the coding sequence ATGTTCAAACTGTTTGCCCTGGCACTGACCCTGGTGGCTGGCGCTGCCCACGCCGACTCCACGCTGCACACTGATTTGCCGTTGTCGTACCTGGAACAGACCCAGGGCGATGCGCGTAACCAGCCGTTGGTGATTTTCCTGCACGGGTTTGGCAGCAACGAGGAAGACTTGTTTGGCATCAAGGACGCGCTGCCGCCGACCTGGACCTACCTGTCAGCGCGCGCGCCGATGCCGGTGGACCCGCATGGCTATCGCTGGTTTACCAAGACCCCGGGGGGCGGTGATTACGACGGTGAGACCGCCGACTTGCAACGCAGCGCCAAGCTGATCGAAGACTTTGTGGGAAAGGCCACGGCCAAATACCACACTCAGAGTGATCGGGTGTTCCTGGTGGGGTTCAGCCAGGGTGCGATCATGTCTTACGAGGTGGGCTTGCGAAAGCCTGAGTTGGTGCGTGGGATCGCGGCGTTGAGCGGCAGTGTGTTGCCGGTGCTCAGGGCTGAGCTCAAACCCAGCGGATCATTGGGCAAGTTGGCGATCTTTATTGGCCACGGTACGTTGGACCAAGCTCTGCCGTATGCTTCAGCAACGCGGGCGAATGAAGTTTTGGTGGGGCTTGGGTTGACGCCACAGTTTCATGGGTATCCGGGGATGCCGCATACCGTGAGTGAGGTGGAAGTGCAGGATTTGAAGGCTTGGTTGGAGAAAAGCCTGGAGTAA
- the cobF gene encoding precorrin-6A synthase (deacetylating) — protein sequence MKRILIIGIGAGNPDYITMQAVKALNRTDVFFLMDKGQSKDKLIDLRREICQTYITEPGYRFVEADCPERVRGDIDYTTAVQDLNRDKQQTFERMINEEMADGEVGAFLAWGDPALYDSTIRILQAILASGRCAFEFEVIPGITSVQALAAQHKVPLNRIGRSIEITTGRRLAAGQASDADTLVVMLDADDAYRTVADQDLDIYWGAYLGTPDEILISGKVSDVAEEIERVRKAARLENGWIMDTYLLRKP from the coding sequence ATGAAACGCATCCTGATCATCGGCATTGGCGCCGGCAACCCTGACTACATCACGATGCAGGCCGTGAAGGCGCTGAACCGCACCGACGTGTTTTTCCTGATGGACAAGGGCCAGAGCAAAGACAAGCTGATCGACCTGCGTCGCGAGATCTGCCAGACCTACATCACCGAGCCCGGTTACCGTTTCGTCGAGGCTGACTGCCCCGAGCGCGTGCGCGGCGATATCGACTACACCACCGCTGTGCAGGACCTTAACCGCGACAAGCAGCAGACCTTCGAGCGCATGATCAACGAGGAAATGGCCGACGGTGAAGTCGGCGCTTTCCTGGCCTGGGGCGACCCTGCGCTGTACGACAGCACCATCCGCATCCTGCAGGCGATCCTCGCCAGCGGCCGCTGCGCGTTTGAGTTTGAAGTGATCCCCGGTATCACCAGCGTGCAGGCCCTTGCGGCCCAGCACAAAGTGCCGCTGAACCGCATCGGCCGCTCCATCGAGATCACCACCGGGCGTCGGTTGGCGGCGGGGCAGGCGAGTGATGCCGATACCTTGGTGGTGATGCTCGACGCTGACGATGCCTACCGCACGGTGGCCGACCAGGACCTGGATATCTACTGGGGCGCCTACTTGGGCACGCCGGACGAAATCCTTATCAGCGGCAAAGTCAGTGACGTGGCTGAAGAAATCGAACGGGTGCGCAAGGCGGCGCGCCTGGAAAATGGCTGGATCATGGACACTTATTTGTTGCGCAAACCCTGA
- a CDS encoding histidine phosphatase family protein: protein MPATRLTLICHAATSSQKQARFPDDESVAMDWQSAVLSLAGRFKKSPRLVCGPEARARQTAGLFGGNAQIEDALRDGDFGAWKGQVIGEIDNHALTAWMTDSTSAPHGGESVEQICARVAQWMKSLETQPGHVVAITHPFVIRAAMLYVLQFPISMFYLIDVEPLSSTELRFNNVWRLRLETHA from the coding sequence TTGCCTGCCACGCGTTTGACACTGATCTGCCATGCCGCTACCTCGTCGCAAAAGCAGGCGCGGTTTCCCGATGACGAATCCGTCGCGATGGATTGGCAAAGCGCGGTGTTATCCCTCGCCGGCCGCTTCAAGAAAAGCCCGCGCCTGGTGTGCGGGCCAGAGGCCAGAGCCCGCCAGACAGCGGGCTTGTTCGGCGGGAACGCGCAGATCGAAGACGCCCTGCGCGATGGTGATTTTGGCGCTTGGAAAGGCCAGGTCATCGGCGAGATCGATAACCACGCGTTAACGGCCTGGATGACCGACAGCACCAGCGCGCCCCACGGCGGCGAGTCGGTGGAGCAGATTTGCGCCCGCGTTGCGCAGTGGATGAAATCCCTCGAAACCCAGCCCGGTCATGTCGTCGCCATCACGCACCCATTTGTGATTCGCGCCGCGATGCTGTACGTCTTGCAGTTCCCGATCTCGATGTTCTACCTGATCGACGTCGAGCCGCTGTCTAGCACCGAACTGCGCTTCAACAACGTCTGGCGCCTGCGCCTGGAAACTCACGCTTGA
- a CDS encoding DUF4865 family protein, with translation MFAKQYSHRLPADYDMGVIRRRAAQLGPLWDHTEGLLFKAFIAQERGQVQGNVYASVYLWADPLQAADFLLGERFQKVLDSFGRPHIESWLPLDVQRGPAQNALSLYREEWPLEPGADRAGILAEEKRRNQQLADNSDTFAVFLALDVQAWRLVRFTLSAKVLEMDRLGTGYQVLYLAQGVAR, from the coding sequence ATGTTTGCCAAACAGTATTCACACCGCTTGCCTGCCGACTACGACATGGGCGTGATTCGCCGGCGCGCCGCGCAGTTAGGGCCTTTGTGGGATCACACCGAGGGGTTGTTGTTCAAGGCGTTCATCGCCCAGGAGCGCGGGCAAGTGCAGGGTAATGTGTATGCCTCGGTGTACCTGTGGGCCGATCCATTGCAGGCTGCTGATTTTTTACTCGGGGAGCGTTTTCAGAAGGTGCTCGACAGCTTCGGCCGCCCGCACATCGAGAGCTGGTTGCCGTTGGATGTGCAGCGTGGGCCGGCGCAGAACGCGTTGAGTCTGTACCGCGAGGAGTGGCCGTTGGAGCCTGGGGCGGATCGGGCCGGGATACTGGCCGAGGAAAAACGGCGCAATCAGCAGCTGGCGGATAACAGTGATACGTTCGCGGTCTTCTTGGCGCTGGATGTGCAGGCTTGGCGTCTGGTGCGGTTTACCTTGTCGGCGAAGGTGCTGGAGATGGACCGCCTGGGAACGGGCTACCAGGTGCTCTATCTGGCGCAAGGCGTTGCGCGATAG
- a CDS encoding MFS transporter, which yields MGNQAQDTVRKRRRAFLGATSGHLIEWYDYGVYGFLAVYIGQAFFVSDDPTTSLLASFAAFALSFFIRPLGGLFFGPLADKIGRRKTLIMALVMMTGSTVMLGLLPSYATLGIAAPILLILVRCVQGFSAGGEIGTVTSFISEYAGPGRRGFATCWLMVTAVLGLLLGGAVANGMTWILGAEVMQEWAWRIPFLIAAPLGFISMYIRLKLEDSPEFLALQRTGQTSRAPLREVWQWKRAIALVFFIITLHSSIFYLVLTFASTYMAKILKFDSGTTLLYVFVASFSAAFVMPFGGAFTDKYGRKPFLMVVGTLATLAMFWLFKSAPTATPATFFAPLMAVAILFGLYASSTYALMSELLPTRIRSTGIAVAYNVPVAVFGGSAPLISTWLIKVTGDITSPWYFYVATGVVSLIALVVLRKEDFVASGSPVVAPAGAVLAPAS from the coding sequence ATGGGCAATCAAGCGCAAGACACGGTCCGCAAACGCCGCCGTGCATTTCTCGGTGCCACCTCCGGCCATTTGATCGAGTGGTACGACTACGGCGTGTACGGCTTTCTCGCCGTGTACATCGGCCAGGCGTTCTTCGTCTCCGATGACCCCACCACCAGCCTGCTGGCCAGCTTTGCCGCGTTCGCCCTGAGTTTCTTTATTCGGCCATTAGGCGGGCTGTTTTTCGGCCCGCTGGCGGATAAGATTGGTCGCCGCAAAACCCTGATCATGGCGCTGGTGATGATGACCGGTTCCACCGTCATGCTCGGCCTGTTGCCAAGCTACGCAACCCTGGGTATCGCCGCGCCGATCCTGCTGATCCTGGTGCGCTGCGTGCAGGGTTTCTCGGCGGGTGGCGAGATCGGCACGGTGACCAGCTTCATCTCCGAATACGCCGGCCCCGGCCGACGCGGCTTTGCCACGTGCTGGCTGATGGTCACCGCCGTACTCGGCCTGCTGCTGGGCGGCGCCGTGGCCAATGGCATGACCTGGATTCTCGGCGCCGAGGTGATGCAGGAATGGGCCTGGCGCATACCGTTTTTGATCGCCGCGCCGCTGGGCTTTATCTCCATGTACATCCGCCTCAAGCTCGAAGACAGCCCGGAGTTTCTGGCCCTGCAACGCACCGGCCAGACCTCCCGCGCACCGTTGCGCGAAGTTTGGCAGTGGAAGCGCGCTATCGCCCTGGTGTTCTTTATCATCACCTTGCACAGCTCGATCTTCTATCTGGTGCTGACCTTCGCCTCGACCTACATGGCCAAGATTCTCAAGTTCGACAGCGGCACCACGTTGCTCTACGTATTCGTCGCGAGTTTCTCGGCAGCCTTCGTGATGCCGTTTGGCGGTGCGTTCACCGATAAATACGGACGCAAGCCGTTCCTGATGGTGGTCGGCACCTTGGCTACGTTGGCGATGTTCTGGCTGTTCAAGTCAGCGCCCACCGCCACACCTGCGACGTTCTTCGCGCCGTTGATGGCGGTGGCGATCCTGTTCGGGCTGTACGCCTCATCCACCTACGCGCTGATGAGCGAGCTGTTGCCGACGCGCATCCGCTCCACCGGGATTGCCGTGGCGTACAACGTGCCGGTCGCGGTGTTTGGCGGCAGCGCGCCGCTGATCTCCACGTGGCTGATCAAGGTGACCGGCGACATCACTTCACCGTGGTATTTCTACGTGGCCACGGGCGTAGTGTCGCTGATTGCCTTGGTGGTGTTGCGCAAGGAAGATTTTGTCGCCAGTGGCAGCCCGGTGGTGGCGCCAGCGGGGGCAGTGTTGGCACCTGCATCCTGA
- a CDS encoding class I adenylate-forming enzyme family protein: MNIANWLHDTQRRDPHRPALFEGTRQVADYATFAAHVRQRAAHLVDQHGLVPGDAVAVLMKNSCDYLELLYAIWWLGAVAVPINAKLHPSEAAWIADNAEARLIFTDGGQVFSSRDLPQRCKELDGHTLPPTRGWPTLEQPVPRQDQDLAWLFYTSGTTGRSKGVMLSHGNLIAMSLCYPTDVDPVSPDDAALYAAPMSHGAGLYNFIHVRCGARHVVPVSGGFDAAELFGLAALLGNVSLFAAPTMVKRMVEQARRQGYGGEGIKTIVYGGGPMYLADLCAAVDTFGPRLVQIYGQGESPMTISVLPRALIADRQRAGWATLAASVGHAQSCVEIRILDAQHQPVPTGERGEIAVRGATVMQGYWRNPEASRQTLVEGWLLTGDIGFLDAAGYLTLTDRSKDVIITGGSNVYPREVEEVLAQHPEVFEVCVVGEPDAQWGESVVAFVVTRGGQTLDEAELSAWFVQRMASFKKPKKYLFRNELPKNSYGKILKTDLRQWLKAANIAALT; the protein is encoded by the coding sequence ATGAACATCGCCAACTGGCTGCATGACACCCAGCGCCGCGACCCGCATCGCCCGGCGCTATTCGAGGGCACGCGGCAAGTGGCCGACTACGCCACCTTTGCCGCCCATGTGCGCCAACGCGCCGCGCACCTGGTGGATCAACACGGCCTGGTACCGGGTGATGCGGTGGCGGTGCTGATGAAGAACAGCTGTGATTACCTCGAATTGCTCTACGCCATCTGGTGGCTGGGCGCGGTGGCTGTGCCGATCAACGCCAAGCTGCATCCATCGGAAGCAGCATGGATCGCGGACAACGCCGAGGCCCGTCTGATCTTTACCGACGGCGGCCAGGTGTTTTCGTCGCGGGATTTGCCCCAACGCTGCAAGGAACTGGACGGGCACACGCTGCCGCCGACCCGTGGCTGGCCGACCTTGGAACAACCGGTACCGCGCCAGGACCAGGACCTGGCGTGGTTGTTCTATACCTCCGGCACCACCGGGCGTTCCAAGGGCGTGATGCTGTCCCACGGCAACTTGATCGCGATGTCGCTGTGTTACCCCACCGATGTGGATCCGGTCAGCCCCGACGACGCGGCCTTGTATGCCGCGCCGATGTCCCACGGCGCCGGGCTGTATAACTTTATTCATGTGCGCTGCGGCGCGCGGCATGTGGTGCCGGTCTCCGGCGGTTTCGACGCCGCCGAGCTGTTCGGGCTGGCCGCCCTGTTGGGGAATGTCTCGCTGTTTGCCGCGCCGACCATGGTCAAGCGCATGGTCGAACAGGCCCGCCGCCAGGGTTACGGCGGCGAAGGCATCAAGACCATCGTCTACGGCGGCGGCCCGATGTACCTGGCTGACCTGTGCGCGGCCGTCGACACCTTCGGCCCGCGCCTGGTGCAGATCTACGGCCAAGGCGAAAGCCCGATGACCATCAGTGTGCTGCCACGCGCGCTGATTGCCGACCGCCAGCGCGCGGGCTGGGCAACCCTGGCTGCCTCGGTGGGGCACGCGCAGTCCTGTGTCGAAATCCGCATTCTTGACGCACAGCACCAGCCGGTGCCGACGGGTGAGCGCGGCGAAATTGCCGTGCGCGGCGCCACGGTGATGCAGGGTTACTGGCGCAACCCCGAAGCCTCGCGCCAGACCTTGGTGGAGGGCTGGTTGTTGACCGGCGATATCGGCTTTCTCGACGCGGCCGGCTACCTGACCCTGACGGATCGCTCCAAGGACGTGATCATCACCGGCGGCAGCAACGTGTACCCGCGTGAAGTCGAGGAAGTGCTGGCGCAGCATCCCGAGGTGTTCGAGGTGTGTGTGGTCGGTGAGCCGGATGCGCAGTGGGGCGAATCGGTGGTGGCGTTTGTGGTGACACGCGGCGGGCAAACACTCGACGAAGCCGAACTGAGCGCCTGGTTTGTGCAACGCATGGCTTCGTTCAAAAAACCCAAAAAATACCTGTTCCGTAATGAATTGCCCAAGAATAGCTACGGCAAAATCCTCAAGACCGACTTGCGGCAGTGGCTGAAAGCAGCGAATATCGCCGCGCTTACCTAG
- a CDS encoding acetyl-CoA acetyltransferase codes for MPADCVSIVAAGHSRFGRLEGTTLEDLIVQVTREALTDAAIDASEIDALFLGHFNSGLVPDGFASSLLLQADPGLRFKPSTRCENACASGSAAIQAGINAILSGSAELVLVVGAEKMTHTSTAEVTQALAGAGYQNDPAEAGLSFPQLFGRAARQYTERYHCPLGSMAAIATKNHSNAMANPLAQMHRVMDFEHCNNVSKSNPFVAESLRLTDCSLISDGAAAIILASPKRARAFRRDVQICSMTQVNDCLPIAQRDILAFEGPQRAIHSALRGANITLADLSFAEVHDCFTIAELLIYEAMGLAPKGEGHRVLDSGVVRAGGRLPVNLSGGLKAKGHPVGATGVSMHALAFRQLTGEPIGLSVPNPEFGLVFNMGGMAVANYASVLHARRS; via the coding sequence ATGCCAGCTGATTGCGTCTCCATTGTTGCCGCCGGTCACTCACGCTTTGGTCGCCTGGAAGGCACCACCCTTGAAGACCTGATCGTGCAGGTCACCCGCGAAGCCCTGACGGACGCGGCTATTGATGCGTCAGAAATCGATGCGTTGTTCCTTGGCCACTTCAACTCGGGGCTGGTGCCTGACGGCTTTGCCTCGTCCTTGCTGCTGCAGGCCGACCCTGGCCTGCGCTTCAAGCCGTCCACCCGTTGTGAAAACGCCTGCGCGTCCGGCTCCGCGGCGATCCAGGCGGGGATTAACGCGATCCTCTCCGGCAGCGCCGAACTGGTGCTGGTGGTGGGCGCCGAGAAGATGACCCACACGTCCACCGCTGAGGTCACCCAGGCCCTGGCCGGCGCCGGCTATCAGAACGATCCGGCCGAAGCCGGCTTGAGCTTCCCACAACTGTTTGGCCGTGCGGCACGCCAATACACCGAGCGCTACCACTGCCCGTTGGGCTCGATGGCGGCCATCGCCACCAAGAACCACTCCAATGCCATGGCCAACCCGTTGGCGCAGATGCACCGGGTGATGGATTTTGAGCACTGCAACAATGTGTCCAAGAGCAACCCGTTTGTGGCCGAGTCGCTGCGCCTCACCGATTGCTCGCTGATCAGCGACGGCGCCGCCGCGATCATCCTTGCCTCGCCCAAGCGCGCGCGGGCGTTTCGCCGGGATGTGCAGATCTGCTCGATGACGCAAGTCAACGACTGCCTGCCCATCGCCCAGCGCGACATCCTGGCCTTTGAAGGCCCGCAACGGGCGATTCACTCGGCGCTGCGCGGGGCCAATATCACCCTAGCCGACCTGAGTTTCGCCGAGGTGCATGACTGCTTCACCATCGCCGAACTGCTGATCTACGAAGCCATGGGCTTGGCGCCCAAAGGTGAGGGCCATCGCGTGCTCGACAGCGGCGTGGTGCGCGCGGGCGGGCGGCTGCCGGTGAACCTTTCTGGTGGGCTCAAGGCCAAGGGGCATCCGGTGGGCGCCACTGGTGTGTCGATGCATGCCTTGGCGTTCCGCCAGTTGACCGGCGAGCCGATCGGCCTGTCGGTGCCCAACCCGGAGTTCGGTCTGGTGTTCAACATGGGCGGCATGGCCGTGGCCAACTACGCCTCGGTCCTGCACGCGCGCAGGAGCTGA
- a CDS encoding LuxR C-terminal-related transcriptional regulator — MNAFTQQLQDIERLAFQLSPAPQLVTNNRVIIDCNEAFLQLFGYARDALLNQLTLLIYPSQADYHAIGKRSHDWLLDSKNGRYSDERFMQHKNGEVFWAKSHGYTLTPKDPFKLMIWHFERLDRTHQGTGDLTPREREVAMHIVNGLKSKEIAQRLTISHRTVEVHRARLMKKLEVKNSVELVSKMIFVGGRAWL; from the coding sequence ATGAACGCGTTTACACAGCAACTCCAAGATATCGAGCGCCTGGCGTTCCAACTGTCCCCTGCCCCGCAACTGGTCACCAACAACCGCGTGATCATCGACTGCAACGAAGCCTTCTTGCAGTTGTTCGGCTATGCGCGCGACGCCTTGCTCAACCAACTGACCCTGCTGATCTACCCGTCCCAGGCCGACTACCACGCCATCGGCAAGCGCAGCCACGACTGGCTGCTCGACAGTAAAAACGGCCGTTACTCCGACGAACGCTTCATGCAGCACAAAAACGGCGAAGTGTTCTGGGCCAAGTCCCACGGCTACACCCTGACGCCCAAAGACCCGTTCAAACTGATGATCTGGCACTTCGAACGCCTGGACCGCACCCACCAAGGCACCGGCGACCTCACGCCACGGGAGCGGGAAGTGGCGATGCACATCGTCAACGGCCTCAAATCCAAGGAAATCGCCCAACGCCTGACAATCTCCCACCGCACGGTGGAGGTGCACAGGGCGCGGCTGATGAAGAAACTTGAGGTCAAAAACAGTGTGGAGTTGGTGTCGAAGATGATTTTCGTTGGCGGACGTGCCTGGTTATAG
- the scpB gene encoding methylmalonyl-CoA decarboxylase, giving the protein MTVNVSHTLIDKRIARLTFSNPSQRNALSAQLLDSLDERLIALAAQRVGVVILGADVGQTVWSAGHDIGEVARDRDPVAYGKPLERVLRRIRAYPGVVIALISGSAWGGAVDLAMSCDMVIADHSASFAMTPANIGLPYTTSGLLRFFNNLPIHVLKEMFFCAQKLDAERAERFGVINRLVPTDALEATALEYAQGIAAKAPLAIQAVKEQLRILEDLQPMPVHAMEQIAELRRQACASADFSEGLAAFAERRPAVFEGR; this is encoded by the coding sequence ATGACGGTCAACGTTTCACACACTCTCATCGACAAGCGCATTGCGCGCCTGACATTCAGCAACCCCAGCCAGCGCAATGCCCTTAGCGCGCAACTGCTCGACAGCCTGGATGAGCGCCTGATCGCCCTCGCCGCCCAGCGCGTCGGCGTGGTAATACTCGGCGCCGACGTCGGCCAGACCGTGTGGAGCGCCGGCCACGATATCGGCGAAGTGGCCCGCGACCGCGACCCCGTGGCCTACGGTAAACCGCTGGAACGCGTACTGCGGCGCATCCGTGCCTACCCCGGCGTGGTCATCGCCTTAATCTCGGGCTCGGCCTGGGGCGGCGCCGTGGACCTGGCCATGAGTTGCGACATGGTGATCGCCGACCACAGCGCCAGCTTCGCCATGACCCCGGCCAACATCGGCCTGCCCTACACCACCAGCGGCCTGCTGCGTTTCTTCAACAACTTGCCGATTCATGTGCTCAAGGAAATGTTCTTCTGCGCCCAGAAACTCGACGCCGAACGCGCCGAACGCTTCGGCGTGATCAACCGGCTGGTGCCCACCGACGCCCTGGAAGCCACTGCCCTGGAATACGCCCAAGGCATCGCCGCCAAGGCCCCATTGGCGATTCAGGCAGTGAAAGAGCAATTGCGCATCCTCGAAGACCTGCAACCGATGCCCGTGCACGCCATGGAACAAATCGCCGAGCTACGCCGCCAGGCCTGCGCCAGTGCCGACTTTAGTGAAGGACTGGCAGCGTTTGCCGAACGGCGCCCAGCGGTATTTGAAGGGCGTTGA
- the mntP gene encoding manganese efflux pump MntP: protein MNPISLILLALAMSTDAFAAAIGKGSSLHKPRFIEALRVGLIFGVIEAITPMIGWAIGHAATRWVEDWDHWIAFTLLVALGLHMIYNGLKVDDDEVEKPTQHSFMILAVTAFATSIDALAVGVGLAFVDVNILVASAAIGLATMTMVTIGMMLGRVLGTVVGKRAEMVGGVVLMLVGATILYEHLSA, encoded by the coding sequence GTGAACCCTATTTCCCTTATCCTTCTCGCCCTGGCCATGTCCACGGACGCCTTTGCGGCGGCCATCGGCAAAGGCTCCAGCCTGCACAAACCCCGCTTTATCGAAGCCCTGCGCGTCGGTTTGATCTTTGGTGTGATCGAAGCCATCACGCCCATGATCGGCTGGGCCATCGGCCATGCCGCGACCCGCTGGGTCGAAGACTGGGACCACTGGATCGCCTTTACCCTGCTGGTCGCGCTGGGTTTGCACATGATTTACAACGGGCTCAAGGTGGACGATGACGAGGTTGAGAAACCGACGCAGCACTCGTTCATGATCCTGGCTGTCACTGCCTTTGCTACCAGTATTGATGCGCTGGCGGTGGGCGTAGGCTTGGCGTTTGTCGACGTGAATATCCTGGTGGCTTCGGCGGCTATTGGTCTGGCAACCATGACCATGGTGACCATCGGCATGATGCTTGGGCGGGTGTTGGGTACAGTGGTGGGCAAGCGCGCTGAGATGGTGGGTGGCGTGGTGTTGATGCTGGTGGGTGCGACTATTTTGTATGAGCATCTTTCGGCCTGA
- a CDS encoding NAD(P)-dependent alcohol dehydrogenase, whose product MAKTYSYAARDSKDALKPFTFERRAPGADDVQIDILYCGVCHSDLHTARNEWHNTLYPSVPGHEIVGRVTAVGADVKTFKVGDLAGVGCMVDSCQHCASCAEGEEQYCENGFTGTYNGPVFGGENTFGGYSDSIVVKEKFVLRISHDDSNLAAVAPLLCAGITTYSPLHHWKVGPGKKVGVVGLGGLGHMAVKIAHAMGAHVTLFTTSPNKREDGLRLGADQVVVSKNPDEMAKVANSLDFILNTVAAPHDLDAFLNLLKRDGTMTLVGAPDSPHPSPSVFNLIFKRRSLAGSLIGGIQETQDMLDFCAKHKIVSDIEMIDIQGINEAYERMLKGDVKYRFVIDMESLKKESHAA is encoded by the coding sequence ATGGCCAAGACATACAGCTACGCCGCGCGGGATTCCAAGGATGCACTCAAACCCTTTACTTTCGAGCGCCGCGCGCCAGGCGCCGATGACGTCCAGATCGACATTCTTTATTGCGGCGTCTGCCACTCCGACCTGCACACCGCGCGCAACGAGTGGCACAACACGTTGTACCCGTCGGTGCCCGGCCATGAAATCGTCGGTCGCGTCACGGCCGTCGGCGCCGATGTAAAGACATTCAAGGTCGGTGATTTGGCCGGTGTCGGTTGTATGGTCGACAGCTGCCAGCATTGCGCGTCCTGCGCCGAGGGCGAGGAGCAATACTGCGAGAACGGTTTTACCGGCACCTACAACGGCCCGGTGTTCGGCGGTGAAAATACCTTTGGCGGCTACTCGGACAGCATCGTGGTCAAGGAGAAGTTTGTATTGCGTATCTCCCACGATGATTCGAACCTGGCGGCTGTGGCGCCGCTGCTGTGCGCCGGGATCACCACGTACTCGCCGCTGCATCACTGGAAGGTTGGCCCTGGCAAGAAAGTCGGTGTAGTCGGCCTCGGTGGGCTAGGGCATATGGCGGTGAAGATCGCGCATGCCATGGGTGCGCATGTCACGTTGTTCACTACCTCGCCGAACAAGCGTGAAGATGGGCTGCGTTTGGGGGCTGACCAAGTGGTGGTGTCGAAGAACCCGGATGAAATGGCCAAGGTTGCCAACAGCCTGGACTTCATTCTCAACACCGTCGCGGCGCCGCACGACCTGGATGCGTTTCTCAATCTGCTCAAGCGTGACGGCACCATGACTCTGGTGGGTGCGCCTGACAGCCCGCACCCGTCGCCATCGGTGTTTAACCTGATTTTCAAGCGCCGCAGCCTGGCCGGGTCGTTGATTGGTGGCATTCAGGAGACCCAGGACATGCTGGATTTCTGCGCCAAGCATAAGATCGTCTCGGACATTGAGATGATTGATATTCAGGGCATTAACGAGGCGTACGAGCGGATGCTCAAGGGTGATGTGAAGTATCGCTTTGTGATTGATATGGAGAGTTTGAAGAAGGAAAGCCACGCGGCTTGA